AGgccaaaaataacttttttcaatttcgaACTTTTGACTCAAAATGTTGCCTCCAAAATCAAGCAATTGAAAGGCAGCTGGTAGGCCTAGCATCCCATTGAACTTGTATTTTCTTGCACAAGCCAGCACCctaatttctttataaaaaaacgaaaaacacAAACCTCCTATGAATGTTATCCGTTTTAATTCGATACATCTATACATGCATGTTCATGTGTATGTGTCATTTCACCCTTGCATAATTATGCACTAAAAAACCTGACAAAGAAATGGGCTCAGAAAttcaaaacatgatttattAGTATCTCTTATGGCCAGCTGAATTTTTGTGTGTtactcatgtaaaatttgaaaaacaaggaTGGAAGATAAGGACAGAACATATTGataccattaatattaataaagaaagaataCATCAGCAATTCCACTAAATTAAATACCATATCCTGTATTGTTGCTTGGTCGTCTTTACTTTACTAGTTGATGGTGGGTAATAATTTTCTTCACTAGCTAAAACTTCGTGGATCAATAATACATTTTTCTAGATGCGATTTCAACCTCGTCACTTCAaatattacacacacacacgcgaGTTAAACAGAGTTGCTAATTCGGACTACTGCACCGACTGATTAGCCATTAAGCACATATACACAGTAGCAATGATCgaaattcaaatgaaaatgaTGGTGATGATTGTATTGATGATAGCAATGGGTTAATAATtgtaaatcttattttaaaaatatagttagtGCAAAATAGTGtcattaaaggaaaagaaatcaaaattgttGCTAATTGGAcgagaggaagaaaaggagaacaAAAGCACCTTCATAGGGCCCATTTCATGTCTCCTCATGAGACCTAAGCTTCCCCCCCCACTGCACAATCACACTATTCTTCTttcatctcttttctttccttctttctccaTCACCCACCCgttttcttaatttcaattcTTGTCAAAATAGTCTTGATCATTTTCTCTGCAAAAGAAATTAATCATGTCAGGTGATCAAAGGCCTAAAGATTCTGCTGAAGGCTCTTCGCGATCTGGAGGCGATCACCACCAGCTTCAATCAGCTCCTTTGAGCCGGTATGAGTCGCAGAAACGGCGAGACTGGAACACTTTCGGGCAGTACTTGAAGAATCAGAGACCCCCAGTTTCATTATCTCAGTGTAATTGCAATCATGTGCTTGATTTCCTTCGGTATCTTGATCAGTTTGGCAAGACTAAGGTTCATCTACATGGGTGCGTCTTCTTTGGACAACCTGATCCTCCTGCTCCTTGTACATGCCCTCTAAGGCAAGCTTGGGGGAGCCTTGATGCCCTAATCGGACGCCTTCGAGCAGCTTTTGAGGAGCATGGAGGATCAGCGGAGACTAACCCTTTTGGAAATGGAGCTATTCGGGTTTATTTGCGTGAAGTGAAAGAGTGTCAAGCTAAGGCAAGAGGGATTCcttacaagaagaagaagaagaagaagactcaAATAAGGCCAAGAGACGAAGCAAAGCCTTCGATGCAGACAGCTTAAGTCCTTTGGCTTCTTCCGATaaatggtaattattttttctctctagatCATACATAACATTTAAATACATATATACCAATCTTGTGCTTAGTTTAGAAAATCTTATAGCAAGACTGGCTAAATATAAATGTATCTTTAATTTAACTACACGGCAAGCAAATAACCAGGTAAAACTTaatcaattcttgaaaataGTATGGCTGAGTTAAGACATATAGCGTACGTGTGTTAGTAGAAGGAAGTCGAACGGCAGTGATTGATTGGATTTCCAATACATTGAAAGGCTTCATGACATACGGAAACTAGTTTGTGTGGAGTTTTTCGTTTTCTgtcataaaccctaaacccacaTTCCAAAACCCTAATCTGATATCACTTTCAAGACTGTGCAAGATGAAACAACTCTCtagttaaatgaaaaatttaccTGAACAGCTTTTAcccttatttattatttcaagaaTACATCAACTACCATTATTGGAAAGGAGGGAGAATAGTATTCTGttccccccccaccccccccccccccccccccccctctctctcacaTCACGCTATAAAACACTGTTCAGGTGCTGTTTCCAAattggattaaataaatttcgCAGCCTGTTTTACTTTTTGCCTTGTTTTGCCTCTTTTGTGATTCTGCGTGATTTTTTGCTCCCCATGATTCGAATGACCATCATGTGATATGTCATACGttgcatgtgatttttataCACATTGACGTTGGGATTTAACATGCATATATAATTATAGTCTCATAATATTTAAACTCccaactatattattttttattacttttcttgTTGTGGAACCAAAACCTTGTATTTGTATGTGTATGTGCTTTCATTGTAAAAAACCATTAGTCTTGTTAATAGCCAGAAATCTCAAAAAATGCTCGAGGGAGATCTGTGAAAGCAGGTACGCTGGTAAAATTATGAGTCAGCACATATGATGTCTGTCCCAGGAAGTGTTGTACACTGCATTATTGTCTTCTATAGATTTGAATGGATGGTTGTCCGCATTTCATCACATCCATTTGCATTCCctgaaattaatttgtttgagaaaaaaaaactgaaatatatgaaaataaagaatcttttttatttcaaaagcaGGCGATCTTGAATTTTAGTCCTGAGGAACTTCCTTATTTGCAAATTTGTTATGAAAATTAACTAATTCGTTCCTCTGAGctaataaacaaaatatcaagctTGCTACGTCTCTTAATCCAAAGTAAAGTCTCTTGATCACTACCCACTATTTGTCTTTATGAATTCTCAAAGATTGTGTAAAAAGTGTTTGTTGGGATATAAGGTTTGATCTCCTTTAAACCAGATTTCATAAGCATGATTTGACTCAAGGATTGAAGTTTTGTGATTAGGGATTTATTTTGCCTATCCAAATAGATGGATGGATCGAGTTAATTTTCAGGAGATGTCTAGTAATGGTGAGTTTAATGGATACGGAGTGATGTGCGTGGTTGAGAATCGACAATATGATAGTCATTACagtagaagaagaagcaatCGCCATAGTTGTGGcaaggattatatatatacttttaatttaaaccTCATATCCTAATTAACGATTCGTTGTTTCTGTTAGTATATTACAGTTTCCACAATGTATCTCGGTAAGTGACTTATGTGTGCTTTTAAAATCTCCATCtttcagaaacaaaataaaattttgttttccaatCTCAAATGCGAAAGTACTGTTTGCAAACAAGCTATTCTTGAATTTGTAATCAATTTCATTTATAAGAGTTTGTTTTGGACAGGAAATGGATATTCTGCATTAAATTAATCTTGTACGGTAACCctaaatcaaaaattatttttaatgtaaattaatGCTTTAATTAGTTTCTGAACAAACCTAATATAGGGGACGTCTTACGGTTTTAGGAGCTGAAGGTAAGAACATGTTAAATGACATTCAAAATTAGCTTATAGCTGAGTCGCATAGATTGGTTTTCTTGAATTCATTTCCCATGGACATTTACTTCCATGGATATGAATGAGACTAACGTCAGTACATCAtgccaaaaacaaaaggcattaATTTTGCTGTGAAGTTCAAAGTTATATGGCCATACCCGCCACatcttgttagtgaaaaataaaaattaaacataaagtaGAGTAAATTTGTGCAACCTTCAAGTTTAAAGAGTTTTTACTTGAGcagatgttttaaaaaattatataaattatattttgagacctcacgtaaaaatttaaattattaaatatagatgattctttgacatattTGATACCCTTCCCACAATCATGGCAATTGCTTCTTCTTCTATGTTGTAATGACTATCATTATTGACTCTTAACAATCCACATCACtctttaattattcaataaactCACCGCTCCTAACTTGATTCATCCATCTATTTGGATAggcaaaataaatttctaatcaCAAAACTTCAATCCTTGAGTCAAATTTTGCTTATGAAATCTCGAGcgatatatatatttcttgttgtcttcttaaaatattcttttcttttgttgtgaaGTTCAAAGTTTTAGCATGAATATTAgttcaagagaaaaacaaaaacaaaagaaagaaggtAAGGAAGAATTTTTTATGATGGAAATTCTCTAACTCTTCATTTTACTAGAGTCTCTATCAATTGCTTTACCGGTATTAAGAAGTGTGAATAAGGAAAGTAGTTACACATTTTAAGCAAAGTtagcaattaatttttttctttgctatttAAGTTTGTACTTGTATCagcctttaaaaaaataccataaaaaatccTGAATGGAATTGAAAGAATCTCAATTATGAATGGGAATAGTGAAATCAAAATGAGtaataaagaatcaaaataatgttttattaaaatacgAAGTTTTAAATTGTAACTTG
The DNA window shown above is from Populus trichocarpa isolate Nisqually-1 chromosome 4, P.trichocarpa_v4.1, whole genome shotgun sequence and carries:
- the LOC7470206 gene encoding protein LIGHT-DEPENDENT SHORT HYPOCOTYLS 10, translated to MSGDQRPKDSAEGSSRSGGDHHQLQSAPLSRYESQKRRDWNTFGQYLKNQRPPVSLSQCNCNHVLDFLRYLDQFGKTKVHLHGCVFFGQPDPPAPCTCPLRQAWGSLDALIGRLRAAFEEHGGSAETNPFGNGAIRVYLREVKECQAKARGIPYKKKKKKKTQIRPRDEAKPSMQTA